The following proteins are encoded in a genomic region of Corylus avellana chromosome ca4, CavTom2PMs-1.0:
- the LOC132178185 gene encoding uncharacterized mitochondrial protein AtMg00810-like: MKKEFEMSLIGELTYFLGFQIEQSSKGIYVSQTKYAKDLVKRFGMDGKSHARTPISTSVKLSTDMVENSVDQTMYLSMIGSLLYLTASRPDISFSVGVCVRFQANPKESHMIVVKRILRYTNLELAGYSDAD, encoded by the exons ATGAAGAAAGAGTTTGAAATGAGTTTGATTGGAGAGTTGACTTACTTTCTGGGGTTTCAAATCGAGCAATCTAGTAAAGGTATATATGTCTCACAAACCAAGTATGCTAAAGATCTAGTCAAAAGATTTGGCATGGACGGCAAAAGTCATGCTCGCACTCCCATCAGTACAAGTGTCAAGCTAAGTACCGATATGGTTGAAAACTCAGTTGATCAAACAATGTATCTGAGCATGATCGGTAGCCTTCTATATCTCACAGCCAGCAGACCAGATATATCATTCAGTGTGGGGGTGTGTGTAAGATTTCAAGCAAATCCAAAGGAATCCCACATGATAGTAGTCAAACGTATACTCAG ATATACAAATCTAGAACTTGCAGGGTACTCCGACGCTGACTAG